Genomic segment of Lolium rigidum isolate FL_2022 unplaced genomic scaffold, APGP_CSIRO_Lrig_0.1 contig_8857_1, whole genome shotgun sequence:
AAAGTAAAACAAATAGTGATACGTGTGGGATACCTCAGGGATACGCTGATGATATGGAAACCTAGTAGAACCGCTCGATATATCTCCTCCCACACAACCTCTCTCTCGTTAACGAGTGACTCAGCTGCCGCCTCCCGTCGCTAACCGAAGCGCCACACCCCATCGCTAACCCTACTGCCGGGGCTGCCGCTAGCGCCGGCGCCTTGCCGCTCGGCTCCTCCGGTCTCTCCTCTCTGGTGCCGCTGAAGCCATAAGGAGGAGCTGGCTGCCggtgagtcttctttccttgtcccTTCTAAATCCATGGACAGCTTCCAGGCCACATCTCCTTCAATTGCTCACTTCTCCCTTTCAGATCTGATAGTCGCCTGCCTTCCATATCCTCTAGTTGCTTCCTAGTCTCCCACGTGAGGCGGCTGTTTTTTTGTAATGGTGAGTTTGAGTATTGAGATTTCTTGATTTCTTTCCTTGCTTATCATGCTTGCTGTGTAATAGTGTTTGTATTTTGCACTATTTTAGGATGCACCACCGGCAAATAATATAGACAACAGGCCCTTGTGGAATTATGTAGACATTGTAGAGACAAGTGCAGGAGATGGAGGAAATAGGCGATTCAGATGCAGGTTTTGTAGTCGTGAATACAATGGAAGCTATGCGAGAGTTCAAGCACATTTGCTTAAGATAAGAAATAAGGGGATCATAACGTGTACAAGTGTGATAGATTAGACTTTTCGACAACTTCAAACTGAAGTTGCAGCAGCTGAAGAACAATAGGACCAAGTTTATGGTTCATTTCCATGTTTCCGTCACCTTATCAAATTATTAGAATTCCTTAATTAGTTGCTTTTGTTTGTGATGTGGTATATTAATCCTATGAACAATTACTACTTTTGGTATCTTaaataaataatatatatatGCAAACATATCCATGTATCTGTATTTTTGGAAAAAATCGACGTGTCCCCGTATCACGTATCGGATACCTATCCAAGTATCTGTGCTTCCTAGCTCTAAAGGCAGCCTGATTACATTGTTAAGTACTACATCCAGGCTAATCTAAACAATTATTTCATAGTTATGAGAAGTATTGGCTAAAAATTCTAAATAGACAAGGCATCGATTAACCCAAAAGTTAAATTGGCCTCAAGACAGGGCCAGGCGAGCAGGAGTGCAACCTGTGCGGCCGCACATGGCCCCAAAATTTTTGGGGCCCAAACTTTCGTAAGCGGTTCACAGTACATCAGGCTGCACTGCCGCTGGGATTGGTGGGAACTATCACAGAGGAGAGTACGGGTGGCCGCCTATCCCGGCGCGGAGCAGGGTATCCCGCTCAGCCCTTTGTCCCTTTGGTTTCTGTCGATGGGATCGAGAAATGCCATTGATGAGACCTCTTTTTCTGTCGAACAGTTACGTctgggaagaagaagaaaggaaaaaaatatgGGCTTGGACTAATGGGCTTAAGTTATTGTACAAGGCCCATTTACTATTGTTCAGCACAGCATGCACATCACGCCTCTGTATGTTCTAAAAAAAAAGCATGCGCCTGTAGCGAGTACCATGTCCATGCTCGATCAAGTGGTTTGATTGGGCGGATCAAAAAATGTGGTTTGGTTGGGGGTAAAATCACCGTACTGCAGCCTCACAATTCAGGTTTCAAGTGGTGCGGGATGTCCCTCCACGCCGCGAGGCCGCCCCGCAAAATTCGCCCACGCGAAGCCGCTGGGCCGACCGCGTCGTTAGTAGCGGGACAAAGCGGTATAGCCACGTGGCCCGCTAAGAGCCCACAAAGTCCGGATAGCCCGCAAAGCCAAATTCATTCGCTCCCTGAGTTCCAAATCCTCGTTGACCTCCCTCTGTCGCCGACGGCGCCGTCACCGCCACAATCGATGCCCCGAGCTTCtcttccctctcctctccctatCAGTGAACCTGCTCGCAGTTCCGGATGTTGGGGTCgacggcagcgccgccgccatctccacatcGGGACTGCCCTTCTGGAATCCTCGacggagaagatcttcctccacccTCCCTCACCAACTGCAGCCGGCGTTTCGTCGCCATCAACTTCCGCAAGACCAACATCCTCGCTGCGCCCTATTTCTCTTCTAAAAGAATAAAGGATCTCTGCCATCTGTTGAAATCGTTGCCAAAGATCATCTCCAAGGTATGTGACCCAACATCCTCCCCTGTTTTCTAAGAATTACTTGCCCTGCCCAAGTTAGGAGAACACAGATAGGAGAATGGTGATACCTTGTCTCGCTTTAAGGACCTCCCCTGTTTTCTAAGATCTGAATCTTCCATGGCTTGAACCTTAGGCAACGAAAAATAAGCTCTGTCCATGACTGCAGTAGCCGTTGCTGGACTGACTGTTTATGGCATGTGCAAAGCTGCTTCAAAGGACATTTCTATACCAGATATCTGTCTCCAGCACAAGTCTAGGGGAAAGATTGGACGCTGGTCCAGAAACAAGATGCTTCTGTTAGAAGATCTTTTTAATAATTCCGTGCTAGCTAGAATGTTTAACTTTGAGTCATCATCTGAAATTATTTTGAACTGTCTGCGTGTTTTAAATGCATTGCTCCATGTTTTTTTATATAATTGTCTATATTACACTGTGCTGACAAATGCATGTTTCCCATTGTGTACTGTGCATTTTCCATTTTGTTGCTCCAATATGCATACTGTTGTACACATGTCGATAAATATAGATGAAAGTTAAGAGACATGTTGATATATTCGTGTACTGGGATGAAGAGTGCACAAACAGACAGTTCGGTTTGTACAATAGAGAGATGTCTAACGCTTCGTACATTAAAATAGTCCACATGATTTTATACAGAGTACTGATAAGACTCTGCCTCGTGTAATCATCAGTCGGTGTTATGGTGCCATGTTGACCTTATGGTGCATATGTTTGTTCAAGTTTGGTTACAAGTGGTTAAGGCATCTCCTGGATAACTATGGGGACTGGAAATGAAATACAGTATCCTGTGACTGCTCTTCATCTTGTGCCCTCATCAACTTTGTGTGCACATAAATACTTATATGTCAGATGACACAGAGGAAAAATGTTGATGATTTATCACATCTTAATCTTCAGTCAGTAGTATTCTATAACCTCATTATCTTGGGTTCTGATGCTAAGGTGTGAAAACATCCAAAACTCAGCCTAATTCCTACTGACATGTTGAAGTTATTTGCAGGCGATGACAAAATCTTGACCCTCCTTAACATCACACTTTCATGTGAAACAGTTGTTTATCTTGGTGCTCTCAAACCTGCTATGTTTTACCTATTTGCTGGACATGCTGGAAGTGGGACATCGAATCGAATTGTTTATAGGATTGCCTAATGAATTCTATGTCAACTTGAAAAGACCGAGCTGAAGAATGCTCAATCTAATTCCTGTTGCACATGTACTAGTTTGCCAAGTAAATTTGCATGGTGGGTCGGGCAGATTTTTATCCAAATTGGTAATAAAGTCACAGAGTTATGTTACTACTCCTACCATGCTTAGCTACTGAATTCTAGCATATGGAATGTTCAGACATGAAAATTCTATTTCAGTTCCAACGTGTGATCTGTGTTTTTTACTCCCAGTTATGCACTTATGCTGTTTCCAAGACCTCATGTTATAGTGCATCGAGTGTGATTGCTATACGGGTCAGCACCTCTCACCCCTTCTCTGCAACTTGATTATCTTGTTCTGATTCGTTTTGGTTTCTTTGTACCGTTTCTTCTCATGAGATTGTTTTATGATTTCTTCAGATATGCAGCTCAGTTAGCATTGAAGAAGGGTGATGTACTGATGTCGAAACTTGTTTGCATCACTGGTCTTCAAGATCGACGAGCTAGTTTTTTTGTGTCTCTATGTGTTGCAAGTTTCTGTTTTAGATGTATGTACTGGGCACCCTATTCTCAATGCGTGTGCTCCATGTAAATATAAATTCAGAGAAGTACAGGCTACATcgattttatttatcttccatgcTACATCTCTCCCTCTTCTGTCTCCTGAATGATCTGAAATGATGTTTTGGTTTTGGATCGAATTGGTTTAGGATCTCTTCCGTTTTTCCCCCTTTATACTTTGAAAATGTACTGATAAGTCTATACATGATCCATAGTGCTAGTCAGAAATATGTTTGTATTTTTCTCAAGAATATTGGTTGCATTGCTCGAGAAAATAGGTCCACGAGTTGTAACTGGACAGGCATTCTTGATGGATAGTCGAGCTGAGCTGAATAGAATGGCTGTCCGTCATGGATTTTTTGAGCTGCTTTGGTTCACCCTCCCTGAGCTAGCTAGTACTCCGATCAGCCGAGCTAGCTAGGACTTCCGATCGGTCagccagctagctagctagttgcTCCTCTAAGCGAGCACGCGGGCAGGTGCGGGATGACATGGCGTGCCGCAAGGTCCCGCACCAACTCCAGCGGTCGGTGGCAGCAAGCCGCGAGTATCCCGCAGACCTGGCACTGTCCCGCGTCGCTATGTAGCGGGCAGCCGCAACCCGCCCCGCTTGCAACCTGACTCACAATCTTAGATCAACTCTATACTCTTGATAGCTCAAAAAGAAAAACTCCATACCCCCGGACCAATAGACTCCCGATTGGGCCTAGCTTACGTCGCTGGTCAATGCCGCGGCAGTTAGGGAATATGTAGTCTATTGCTAGAACCGCTAGGAAGCTGAGAAGACGAGAACCATTGAGGCACGGCTGTGTGGAGCCACCGCGCCAGTTCATTTTGTTGCCGATCACCAAAAAATGATGGTCTTGTCGAGATAGGGCCTCATTTCAGAGTGCCGGACAGGGCCCCGGATTTTACCGGCCCGGCCCTGCCTCAAGAACCAATGCGATAGTAATAAAGAATAATCAACTTGAGTGTGGTCATGCACATAGTCAGCATAAACTCGACAGTGCAGTTGCACACCCTTTCAAATTACATTGGGTATAGATTGTACTgattataatgataaaaaaaatggtGATTTAGGAGTTAACTAACAGAATTGGACGGATCTAAGAACAATTTTGTACACCAGAATATGGGAACAAAACCAAGCATGGAACTACGTTCGAATTACATAGTTATACACAGTGGCGGAGACATTACCCAGGCAATGGGGCAATGGCCCAGGGTGCATGGATGTTTCCTTTGCTAAATATTAGTGATTTTCAGTATAAACATGAGTGTATCTCTATTGGTACAAAATGGCCCTCTTTTTTACTACGTTGTAGCTCCACTGGTTATAAGTAAGAGAATATTGATTAGACATAACTGCAACCTCAATCCGAAGTTGATCATCATTCAGGATTTGAACATACAAATAACCATGGTTATCTAGCAAATGCCTCTCACAGACAACCAAATTGGACTAGCTAGTTGTGATCCTCTGCTCTCCCAATCAAATTACCCCCATCATCATTTCTAGCATATCGAGTAGAGAAGAGTGGCACACTAAGAGGTAAGACATCATCAAACTAGGCAATATAGACATTCTCGAATCCACATCGCGTCAATCGAAACGAAGACATGGAATCATCCAAGAACAAGAGTAATATTTTGCCAGATCTGGGTACTACACAAGGTAGAAAGAAGGGATCGCAAGGAGGGTGGGTGACCTGTAGGTGCGGACCAGGCGGCGTGCAGTACGCACCGCTCCTGGACGTTGGCGCAGAATCCGAGTGTGATCTTGTTGAGGTCTCCCCGCAGCACAGAGCCGCTCCAGACGGATGCGCCGTCGTGGACGGTGACCTGCCCAGCGAGCACGGCCTCGGGAGCCACGTACGCATCGACGGCCACCTTGGGCAGCCACTGCCCGAGCGGTACTAGCTGCCTCTGCCCGCGGTAGTCCCACCGCACCCGATCCGCACCTGCTGCCGCGGCTGCGGCGGGGGATAGTGGAGGCGAAGAAGCGGCCGGTGACGGTGAGGCGGTGGCGGTTGAGTAGAGAATCCTACGGAGAAAAGGccccgcggaggcggaggcggaggcgcggcgaGAGAGCCGGGacatggaggcggcggccatggtggcgcTGGTGGTCCGGGTTGTGTGTGAGCAGGCGGATGGTCCAACGTTCGGTCGCTGTCTGGGGGAAGCCGGAAGTTTACCTGGGCTTGGTTCTCTGTGTAAATGGGCTTCTGGAATCGTACCAACGGTGTCGAGGACGACATTGTCACCACACACGACCCTTCCAAGGGCCCAATCCCTATTTGACGCCTAATGCGAACCGTATTGTCCCTACGGCGTATCCCTCTTCCTTGAGCACGAGATAGATGGGCCAGCCATTTTAGGTGATGGTCGGGGAGGTGCAAGAGGACGCCCACCTCGCCGGAGATGGGGACGACGCGGCCTGCTGCGATGTCGCTAGCGGAGGCGAGGAATGAAACTTAGGGTTTCACATGCGGGTACTTATGGTTTCGGGTGCGGGTACTACGGTTTTAGGTGCGATGGCTCGCCGGCTTTGGTCTTAGGGTTTCGGGTGCGGGTGCGGGGGCGATGCCGGAGAACATGGGTGGTGGGGTGGTTTAGAGGGAAGCCAGGGCGGTGGAGGATTGGCGGTGGGCTACGATCGATGAGGGCGTGGCGACGAGGTAGCACGGGAGCGGTGCCGACCGCGGGTGGTGGCGGCAGGCACCCTGGCGCCGTCGGAGGAGGCGGGGGATGAGCTGGGATGGGAGAAAGAATGTGACCGACGGAGGCAGAGGAAGGGTggtggtgttggagatatgcccaagaggcaataataaaatggttattattatatctttgtatttatgataaatgtttgcatctcatccaataattgtattaaccgaaacattgatacatgtgttttatgtaaacaacaaggagtccctagtaagcctcttgtataactagcttgttgattaatagataatcatggtttcgtgataatgaacattggatgtttttaataacaaggttatgtcattgggtgaatgatataatggacatacacccaaataagcgtagcatgagatcaagtcattaagttcatcttgatataagctttcgatacatagttacctagtccttcgaccatgagatcatgtaaatcacttacaccggaagggtactttgattacatcaaacgccattgcgtaaatgggtggttataaatatgggattaagtatttggaaagtatgagttgaggcatatggatcaagagtgggatttgtccatcccgatgacggatagatatactatgggccctctcggtggaatatcatctaattagcttgcaagcatgtgacaaggtcacaagagatgacataccacggtacgagtaaagagtacttgtaggtaacgaggttgaactaggtatggagataccgatgatcgaacctcggacaagtagagtatcgcgtgacaaagggaatcggtatcgtatgtaaatggttcaatcgatcactaagttatcgctgaatgtgtgggagccattatggatctccaggtcctgctattggttattgatcggagaggagtcttgatcatgtccgcatagttcacgaaccgtagggtgacgcgcttaaggttcaatgtcgtataagtagattcggaatatgagatggagaccaaagtttgttcggagtctcggatgggatccaggacatcacgaggaggtccggaatggtccgtagaataagattcatataagggaagttggatttctaggtttcggaaaagttcgggatttttccgatggaagaccgggaaggttctagaaggttccgggggtctcACCAGTGGGCccatgataacgcgtgaagcacacgtccgttgggaaccccaagaggaaggtgtgatgcgtacagcagcaagttttccctcagaaagaaaccaaggttatcgaaccagtaggagatgaaggccacgtgaaggttgttggtgaaggagtgtagtgcggcgcaacaccggggattccggcgccaacgtggaacccgcacaacacaatcacagtactttgccccaacttaacaagtgaggttgtcaatctcaccggcttgctgaaaacaaaggattaaacgtatggtgtggagaatgatgtttgcttgtagaaaacaacagagaacagagattgcagttgattgtatttcagatgtaaaagaatggaccggggtccacagttcactagtggtgtctctccaataagataactagcatgttgggtgaataaattacagttgggcaattgacaaatagatatgcgcatacatatatcatgatgagtactatgagatttaatcagggcattacgacaaagtacatagaccgctatccagcatgcatctatgcctaaaaagtccaccttcgggttag
This window contains:
- the LOC124682345 gene encoding gamma carbonic anhydrase-like 2, mitochondrial: MAAASMSRLSRRASASASAGPFLRRILYSTATASPSPAASSPPLSPAAAAAAGADRVRWDYRGQRQLVPLGQWLPKVAVDAYVAPEAVLAGQVTVHDGASVWSGSVLRGDLNKITLGFCANVQERCVLHAAWSAPTGLPAETLVDRYVTVGAYCLLRSCTIEPECIIGQHSILMEGSLVETNSILEAGSVLAPGRRIPTGELWAGNPARFVRKLTNEEIMEIPKLAVAINDLMQSHFSEFLPYSNAYLEVEKLKESFSYPL